Proteins found in one Microbacterium sp. SSM24 genomic segment:
- a CDS encoding carbohydrate ABC transporter permease has product MRTRRLAGNAIVQLALIVAALLAVFPLFWVLLTSFKTNKDAAAPAERAFTFTPTLANYAELFASPVFARAAVTSTVITLAATLIVVIVATLGGYAFARLRVPGRRTLASVMVLVQVIPGVVLIVPLFRMVSSIGAYDNWWPIALILAGLSIPFGTWLMLAFFRGSPIEIEEAAVVDGANRFKLFRYVLIPMVAPGIATVAIFTAIAVWNAFLIPLVLGQTRAQTLTVFAAQFITFQGVNWGPLCAGAVLILAPIVLFVLAMQRPLVKGLTAGSLK; this is encoded by the coding sequence ATGAGAACCCGTCGCCTGGCCGGCAATGCGATCGTCCAGCTCGCCCTCATCGTGGCCGCTCTCCTCGCGGTCTTCCCGCTGTTCTGGGTACTGCTGACGTCATTCAAGACGAACAAGGATGCCGCAGCTCCCGCCGAGCGCGCCTTCACCTTCACTCCGACCCTGGCCAACTACGCGGAGCTGTTCGCATCGCCGGTCTTCGCGCGGGCGGCGGTCACGTCCACGGTCATCACGCTCGCTGCGACGCTCATCGTGGTCATCGTGGCGACTCTCGGCGGCTACGCGTTCGCACGCCTGCGCGTCCCGGGGCGCCGCACGCTGGCATCCGTGATGGTCCTCGTGCAGGTCATCCCCGGCGTCGTCCTGATCGTCCCCCTGTTCCGCATGGTGAGTTCGATCGGGGCCTACGACAACTGGTGGCCGATCGCGCTCATCCTCGCGGGCCTGAGCATCCCCTTCGGCACCTGGCTGATGCTCGCCTTCTTCCGCGGTTCGCCGATCGAGATCGAGGAGGCGGCAGTGGTGGACGGGGCGAATCGGTTCAAGCTCTTCCGCTACGTCCTGATCCCGATGGTCGCACCCGGAATCGCGACCGTGGCGATCTTCACGGCGATCGCGGTGTGGAATGCGTTCCTCATCCCGCTCGTGCTCGGTCAGACGCGAGCGCAGACTTTGACCGTCTTCGCCGCGCAGTTCATCACCTTCCAGGGTGTCAACTGGGGTCCGTTGTGCGCCGGCGCGGTGCTGATCCTCGCACCGATCGTC
- a CDS encoding carbohydrate ABC transporter permease, whose protein sequence is MLAIGLIPIGYAVWISFTDVSLYSDGSRFVGFQNYIDAVFTPRFLGTLGTTLIFVVAGLIIQFTFGYLLAVALHRQLRGFQIARTVLLIPMLLTPVVVGLIWQFMFNPDLGIINAMLGAFGWDVNFFADPLLARALIVMLDAWMHIPFVMLMLVAGMAGVSDEPLEAAAIDGAGWWQTTRYVVLPALAPVIMVTLIVRCIDIVRIFDIVFSTTRGGPGTSTETVSMLSYVTTFQFYEFSDGAAMSIALALLMFPVYFLYIRLTKV, encoded by the coding sequence ATGCTCGCGATCGGCCTCATCCCCATCGGCTACGCGGTGTGGATCTCGTTCACCGACGTCAGCCTGTACTCCGACGGGTCGCGGTTCGTCGGATTCCAGAACTACATCGATGCGGTCTTCACTCCGCGGTTCCTCGGCACACTCGGGACGACGCTGATCTTCGTCGTGGCGGGCCTGATCATCCAGTTCACCTTCGGGTACCTGCTGGCGGTGGCCCTGCACCGCCAGCTGCGCGGCTTCCAGATCGCGCGCACCGTTCTGCTGATCCCGATGCTCCTCACCCCCGTGGTGGTGGGGCTGATCTGGCAGTTCATGTTCAATCCCGACCTCGGGATCATCAACGCGATGCTCGGGGCCTTCGGGTGGGACGTGAACTTCTTCGCGGATCCGCTCCTCGCACGAGCGCTGATCGTGATGCTGGATGCGTGGATGCACATCCCCTTCGTCATGCTGATGCTCGTCGCCGGGATGGCCGGTGTGTCGGACGAGCCGTTGGAGGCCGCAGCCATCGACGGAGCAGGGTGGTGGCAGACGACCCGGTACGTCGTCCTCCCGGCACTCGCACCGGTGATCATGGTGACCCTGATCGTCCGATGCATCGACATCGTGCGAATCTTCGACATCGTCTTCAGCACGACACGGGGCGGGCCCGGAACATCCACGGAGACGGTCTCCATGCTCTCCTACGTCACCACGTTCCAGTTCTACGAGTTCAGTGACGGCGCGGCGATGTCGATCGCGCTCGCTCTCCTGATGTTCCCCGTCTACTTCCTCTACATCAGATTGACGAAAGTATGA
- a CDS encoding extracellular solute-binding protein, with amino-acid sequence MKKSGVLLVAGLAAAMVLAGCSAGSTPSEGVPQEEGTPDSLTMLVTASPSADGLRALATEYESETGVAIEFVEVPYEQLATRIILASQSGESTFDMAQVDGFTLPQIVAANGLLSLDDYIADDADYDYDDFPEGLKEYAKQDGVSYGLPLSTEPYLQWIRTDLYDELGLEAAVTWDDVYDNADALKEAGHYGAVGVYGASGSAHHFNAVLVGSGGRLLDPETYRPMLDTEVAAVALDRYIDLVEYGPSGTASATIFDAVNSFSQLDVGQMTTLASGWWSTINNPDESPNAGNYGTFPPAMQAAGDYDPAAVLYGWVAGISSASPHQAAAWDFLAWALSKENAAAFIDAGAPPPARISTTTNPEFLEQLPYLAAVGESVESGVPIDRIPEMSQIITALSQTLNSIATGQMSREEGLAAAQDQLMNILVQSGRYKG; translated from the coding sequence GTGAAGAAATCAGGAGTTCTGCTGGTCGCGGGCCTTGCCGCGGCCATGGTTCTGGCAGGCTGCAGCGCCGGCTCGACCCCGTCGGAAGGCGTTCCGCAGGAAGAGGGCACGCCCGACTCGCTGACGATGCTCGTCACCGCGAGCCCGAGCGCTGATGGTCTGCGCGCTCTGGCCACGGAGTACGAGTCCGAGACGGGGGTGGCGATCGAGTTCGTCGAAGTGCCCTACGAGCAGCTCGCGACGCGCATCATCCTCGCCAGCCAGAGTGGCGAGTCGACCTTCGACATGGCGCAGGTGGACGGCTTCACCCTTCCGCAGATCGTCGCGGCGAACGGTCTCCTCTCGCTCGACGACTACATCGCCGACGACGCCGACTACGACTACGACGACTTCCCCGAGGGGCTCAAGGAGTACGCGAAGCAGGATGGCGTGAGCTACGGGCTTCCGCTGTCCACCGAGCCCTACCTGCAGTGGATCCGGACAGATCTCTACGACGAGCTCGGGCTCGAGGCGGCGGTGACGTGGGACGACGTCTACGACAACGCGGACGCGCTGAAGGAGGCGGGTCACTACGGTGCCGTCGGCGTCTACGGTGCATCGGGCTCCGCGCATCACTTCAACGCGGTGCTGGTCGGCTCCGGCGGACGGCTCCTCGATCCCGAGACGTACCGGCCGATGCTCGACACGGAGGTCGCGGCCGTCGCACTCGACCGCTACATCGACCTCGTCGAGTACGGACCATCGGGAACCGCGTCCGCGACGATCTTCGATGCCGTGAATTCCTTCAGCCAGCTCGACGTCGGGCAGATGACGACGCTCGCATCAGGCTGGTGGAGCACCATCAACAACCCCGACGAGTCCCCCAACGCCGGCAACTACGGAACGTTCCCGCCCGCGATGCAGGCGGCCGGCGACTACGACCCCGCCGCCGTGCTGTACGGATGGGTTGCGGGCATCTCCAGTGCCTCGCCCCACCAGGCTGCGGCCTGGGACTTCCTCGCCTGGGCGCTGAGCAAGGAGAACGCTGCCGCCTTCATCGACGCAGGCGCGCCGCCGCCGGCCCGGATCTCGACGACGACCAACCCCGAGTTCCTGGAGCAGCTTCCGTACCTGGCCGCCGTCGGCGAGTCCGTCGAGTCCGGTGTGCCCATCGACCGCATCCCCGAGATGTCGCAGATCATCACGGCGCTCAGCCAGACGCTCAACAGCATCGCCACTGGGCAGATGAGTCGTGAGGAAGGTCTCGCCGCGGCCCAGGATCAGCTGATGAACATCCTCGTCCAATCCGGGCGGTACAAGGGGTGA
- the hxlA gene encoding 3-hexulose-6-phosphate synthase, giving the protein MKLQFAIDTLTTEHALALAAAAAPYVDILELGTPLIKSEGLSAITAIKAAHPDKVVFADLKTMDAGELEADIAFGAGADLVTVLGSADDSTIAGAVKAANKHGKGVVVDLIGVADKPARAKQVVELGAEFVEMHAGLDEQAQPGYSLDSLLRDGEAAGVPFSVAGGVNASSIGSVQASGARIAVAGSAIYSADNVGEAAARIRAGIS; this is encoded by the coding sequence ATGAAGCTGCAGTTCGCCATCGACACCCTCACGACCGAGCACGCGCTCGCGCTGGCCGCGGCCGCTGCGCCGTACGTAGACATCCTCGAACTCGGAACTCCGCTCATCAAGAGCGAGGGGCTCTCCGCCATAACTGCGATCAAGGCCGCGCATCCCGACAAGGTCGTCTTCGCAGACCTCAAGACGATGGATGCCGGTGAGCTTGAGGCCGACATCGCCTTCGGTGCCGGCGCCGACCTCGTCACCGTGCTCGGCTCGGCCGACGACAGCACCATCGCCGGTGCCGTCAAGGCGGCGAACAAGCACGGCAAGGGTGTCGTCGTCGACCTCATCGGCGTAGCCGACAAGCCCGCCCGCGCGAAGCAGGTCGTGGAGCTCGGAGCCGAGTTCGTCGAGATGCACGCCGGTCTGGACGAGCAGGCGCAGCCGGGCTACTCGCTCGACAGCCTGCTGCGCGACGGCGAGGCAGCCGGCGTTCCGTTCTCGGTCGCCGGCGGCGTGAACGCATCCAGCATCGGCTCGGTGCAGGCCTCGGGCGCGCGGATCGCGGTCGCCGGAAGCGCGATCTACAGTGCCGACAACGTAGGCGAAGCTGCGGCGCGTATCCGCGCCGGCATCAGCTGA
- the hxlB gene encoding 6-phospho-3-hexuloisomerase, giving the protein MTPTATAHALQLIDDELSGVTGTLATERSDQIAALAAVLQSARRVFVFGLGRSGLALQMTGMRLMHVGLAVHIVGDATTPAIGPGDVLFAASGSGTTGGIVRAADNAVKAGARVVAITANPDSPLAAASVATVVVPAAGKLDRSGAKSAQYAGSLFEQSVVVIGDAVFHTLWLASGETADDLWPRHSNLE; this is encoded by the coding sequence ATGACCCCCACCGCCACCGCCCACGCGCTGCAGCTGATCGACGACGAGCTGAGCGGCGTCACCGGAACTCTCGCGACCGAGCGCTCGGATCAGATCGCCGCGCTCGCCGCGGTGCTCCAGAGCGCGCGCCGCGTGTTCGTCTTCGGCCTGGGCCGGTCTGGTCTCGCGCTGCAGATGACCGGCATGCGACTCATGCACGTCGGGCTGGCCGTCCACATCGTCGGTGATGCGACCACTCCCGCGATCGGTCCCGGCGACGTGCTCTTCGCCGCGAGCGGATCGGGCACGACCGGCGGAATCGTACGGGCAGCCGACAACGCCGTGAAGGCCGGCGCGCGAGTGGTCGCGATCACCGCGAATCCGGACTCGCCGCTGGCCGCAGCATCCGTTGCCACTGTCGTCGTTCCCGCGGCCGGCAAGCTCGACCGCTCGGGCGCGAAGTCCGCGCAATACGCCGGCAGCCTCTTCGAACAATCCGTCGTCGTGATCGGTGACGCGGTCTTCCACACGCTGTGGCTCGCGTCCGGCGAGACGGCCGACGACCTGTGGCCCCGCCACTCCAACCTCGAATGA
- a CDS encoding Glu/Leu/Phe/Val family dehydrogenase, protein MTLTAPIPIITSPLASARRQLSDAAAYLELDHGLYEMLARPRREMTVSVPLRRDDGSIALYTGHRVQHNLSRGPAKGGIRFSPGADLDEVRALAMWMTWKCALVDIPYGGAKGSVAIDPRTHSRAELERVTRRYASELGEFIGPERDIPAPDIGTDEQTMAWIMDTISTGRGVTLPGTVTGKPLALGGSLGRADATSLGVTVVALEALSSYGLLPYRPTAAVQGFGKVGAGAARLLVHAGVRVVAVSDRYGAVHADGGLDIDELEAHVAREGTVVGFAGAEPIAGSELLELGVDVLAPCAVEGVLHAGNAHRVRARIIVEGANGPTTPEADEVFGERGIVVVPDILANAGGVIVSYFEWAQANQAYRWTSREVEERLRERMSESWKQVYAQTLRTGRSLRETATVIAVERVADAHRLRGLYP, encoded by the coding sequence GCCGCCTACCTCGAGCTCGACCACGGCCTCTACGAGATGCTGGCCCGCCCCCGACGCGAGATGACCGTCAGCGTGCCGCTTCGTCGCGACGACGGTTCGATCGCGCTTTACACGGGCCATCGGGTGCAGCACAACCTCTCTCGCGGGCCGGCCAAGGGCGGCATCCGATTCAGTCCCGGAGCCGACCTCGACGAGGTGCGCGCGCTCGCGATGTGGATGACGTGGAAATGCGCCCTCGTCGACATCCCCTACGGCGGTGCGAAAGGCAGCGTCGCGATCGATCCGCGCACGCACTCGCGGGCCGAACTCGAGCGCGTCACGCGCCGCTACGCCAGTGAGCTCGGCGAGTTCATCGGACCCGAGCGCGACATCCCCGCGCCGGATATCGGCACGGACGAGCAGACCATGGCGTGGATCATGGACACAATTTCGACCGGCCGCGGTGTGACTCTGCCCGGCACGGTCACCGGCAAGCCTCTGGCACTCGGCGGGTCGCTGGGTCGCGCCGATGCCACTTCTCTCGGTGTCACGGTGGTCGCCCTCGAGGCGCTGAGCTCGTACGGCTTGCTGCCGTACCGGCCGACGGCCGCCGTGCAGGGATTCGGCAAGGTCGGCGCGGGCGCGGCCCGGCTGCTCGTTCATGCGGGCGTCCGCGTCGTCGCGGTCAGCGACAGGTACGGCGCCGTCCACGCCGATGGCGGACTCGACATCGACGAGCTCGAGGCGCATGTCGCCCGAGAGGGTACGGTCGTGGGATTCGCCGGCGCCGAGCCCATCGCCGGCAGCGAGCTGCTCGAACTGGGCGTCGACGTGCTCGCCCCGTGTGCGGTCGAGGGAGTGCTGCACGCGGGGAACGCGCATCGCGTCCGCGCCCGCATCATCGTCGAGGGCGCCAACGGTCCCACCACGCCGGAGGCAGACGAGGTGTTCGGGGAGCGAGGGATCGTGGTCGTGCCCGACATCCTCGCCAATGCCGGCGGCGTGATCGTCAGCTATTTCGAGTGGGCGCAGGCCAACCAGGCGTATCGCTGGACCAGTCGTGAGGTCGAGGAACGCCTGCGCGAGCGGATGTCGGAGAGCTGGAAGCAGGTGTACGCCCAGACGCTGCGCACCGGACGCTCGCTCCGAGAGACCGCCACCGTCATCGCCGTCGAGCGCGTCGCCGATGCGCACCGACTGCGCGGACTGTACCCCTGA